The nucleotide sequence GAAAGCATGCGTAGTGCTTATGTTGGTTTTGATCCAACTGCCGATTCTTTGCACATTGGTAATTTGGTGCCAATTATGTTATTGGCGCATTACCAACGTTGTGGCCATAAACCAGTGGCTTTAGTTGGCGGTGCAACAGGAATGATTGGTGATCCTTCAGGAAAATCTAGTGAACGTAATTTATTGGACGAAAAAACATTGCGCCATAACCAAGAATCTATTAAAAACCAATTGGCACATTTTCTAGATTTTGAAAGTGACGCGGCAAATGCAGCGGTGTTGGTTAACAATTACGATTGGATGAAAGAATTCTCGTTTTTAGATTTCATTAGAGACGTTGGTAAACATATTACTGTAAATTATATGATGAGTAAAGATTCTGTCAAGAATAGAATTTCATCAGAAGCCTCTGAAGGTATGAGCTTTACAGAGTTTACATATCAATTAGTTCAAGGGTATGATTTTTTACATCTATACAAAACTAATAATTGTACAATCCAAATGGGAGGAAGTGACCAATGGGGCAATATTACTACAGGAACTGAACTTATAAGAAGAATTGGTAATGGTAAAGGTTTTGCTATTACGTGTCCATTAATTACAAAATCCGATGGGTCTAAATTTGGGAAATCCGAAGGCGGAAATGTTTGGTTAGATGCTAAAAGAACATCACCATATAAGTTTTATCAATATTGGTTAAATTCTAGTGATGAAGATGCTGTTAAATACATTAAAATATTTACGTTTTTAACTGAAGACGCTGTTAATGCTTTAGTAAAAGAGCATCAAGAAGCACCTCATTTACGAATTTTGCAAAAGTGTTTAGCAAAAGAGATTACATGTATGGTACATTCGGTTGAAGATTTTAAAAATGCCGAAAAAGCATCAAATATTTTATTTAGTAAGAGTTTTAAGGAAGATATTAAAACATTGGATGAAGCCACTTTTTTAGATGTGTTTGAAGGTGTACCACAAGCAGATATTGCAAAATCAGATATAGATGAAGGCTTAGATATGATTGGAGCATTAGCTGCTAAAACAAATTTTTTAGCCTCAAACAGTGAGGCAAGACGTGCTTTAAAAGAGAATTCAGTATCAGTCAATAAAGAAAAAGTAAATGAAGATTATAAAATCACAACCGCCGATCTAATTAACGATACATATGTAATTCTAAATAAAGGAAAGCGAAATACTTATATCCTTAAAGTTATATGAAAAGAAGAAGTCTGGTTGTATAACAACCAGACTTCGAAAAACTAACCAACCTAATTTTTCTTTTTTGCAGCAATTTTACCAAGCTACATTAGTAAGTACGTACTTATCACAAAACCTTTCAGTATTTTTAAATAAAAAAATTAAAGCACCATGAGGTTACAGCCTCTAATGTCGGAGTTGTCAAATCGTCCTAAAACCTCAAAAGAACCATCTTTATATACCTTTCCAAGATCCTGCGTAGCAATAAATGAACAAGAGTTGATATTTGCTAAATCGATAATGTTGATGACTCCAGTTTTTCCATGTTCTTGAATAGCTAAGGCGTCTTCAGTATCACGAGTTAACACTATCATCCAAGGTGGTGGTTTAAAGAGACTATTGCCTTTAGAATATGCTTGCGATAATAATTCAGTCATGCCATACTCGCTATGTATGTTATCTACACCAAAACCTTGTTTTAAAACGTCATGTAGTTCAATTCTAATGAGTTCTTTTCGTTTGCCTTTCATACCACCAGTTTCCATGATGATGGTATTGTTGAGCTTAAGTTGATATTTCTCAACAAAATCTAATAAAGCAAAAGATACACCGATTAATAAGGTTTTTTTATTTCGTGATTCTAAGTCATTTAAGGTGTTTTTTAAGGCTTCTAAATCATTCAAATAAAAACCACTCTCAGGTTGTTTTGTATATGTAATCATATCATTAACCATATAAATTAATGATGAGCCATCACGTTCAAGATAAGAAGGTAACAAAGCCAATACTACATAATCTTCTATGTTGCTATAAAAATGTTGGAACCCTTTTCGAAAACTTTGTTCATACAAAGCAATATCAGTTACAAAGTGCTTACTAGTTATTTGTCCTGTAGTACCGCTACTTGAAAAAGTTTCTTGAATTTTTTTATGTGAACTAAGTACTTGATGCGATTTAAAAAACTGTATAGGGAGAAAAGGAATCTCCTTAACAGTTTTTATTTCACTAGGATGCTTATATAGTAAATCACAAAACGAACGATATACCTTATTATTTTCAAATTGATATTTGAAAATACTTAAAGCTATTTCCTCAAATTGACTTTGGGAGGTAATATTAAATATATTGTTTGCTAGTACCATAATGTTCTCGACAAAAATATGTAAAATAAAAAAGCGCCACCATTGGTAACGCTTTTTTAAAATATAAAAAACTAAATTAATTTATTATAAGCTTTCGTGTCGTAAAAGCATTGTCTTGTTCTGCTCTTAAAATATATACACCTGTATTTAAATTAGAAACATTTAAACGGTTATTAGTAATGGTTCTTTGTATTACTTGCTTACCAAGAATATCAAATACACTAACCTTCATTGGTGTACGATTGTTGCTTGAAATATTTACAAATGCTTCTGAAGAAGGGTTAGGATATAACTCAAAACCTTCTATTTGGTTTTCTTTGGTTGATGCAACTGATCTAGATGCATTTGGAGTACCATACGAGGGCCCACCAGTAGGGTCTGTGTCAAACTGATTTTTATCGACAAAATTACCACTTGCATCAAATACAACAACTTCCTCATCTGGCTGACCAAAATTTATTGTCACGGTGTTATACCAATCTTCAGTGGTTCCATCTCTAAAAGCTAAAAGAGGTTCGAATTCACCATTATATAAAATATCAGTTCCACCTAGTATATTTCCATATAGAGTAGGGTCATCACCTCCAGAATCAGATACTCCTACAGCATCTAGTATTGATCCAAGTGAAGAAGTATCAAAAGTCCCATCATTTGATGGATCTAAATCATCTCCTGTGCTGCCAGTAAATGCATCAGTTAAAACTACTGTGAAGGAAGGATTTTCTAAATCAGGCATCGTTACAACAGCTAAACCATTAGCATCAAAACTTCCAGTCACATTTGATGCTCTGTCAACAATTCCGTTATAGCCAGCATCATTTTCGATGCTTAAAATCCATAAATCAAAAGTAGTATTTGGAGTTCCTTTTAGTTCAAAAGTAGAATTAGATGGATCCGTTCCTGCTGGGTTAGGTTCAAATTCATTTATTTTCTGTCCAAAAGATAAAGAGGTTATAATAAGGGCACTAAATAAAAAGTAAAGTTTTTTCATAAAACGAGGATTTAATTAATTAAGGACTACTAATATAGGAAGAATTTTAGGTTTAAACGCAAAAAAGCAACCATAAAAGGCTGCTTTTTACATAAATATAATGTTTTATTAAATTATCTTACTACTAATTTACGCGTGGCAGAGAGTTTTCCTTCTTTAATTTTTAAAATGTACACACCTGGATTAAGGTCTTGTATTTTAAGCTCTTTACCATATAGCACTTGAGAAATTACTTTTTTGCCTAGTACATCAAAAATTTCAATATTTTTAGCAAGATTGTACTTAGTACTAATATATACTTTTCCGTTATTTACAGGGTTTGGAAAAATGGTTAAACCCTCAATATTTTCGGTGGTATTCTTAGTAGCAATTCCATCATTA is from Pontimicrobium sp. SW4 and encodes:
- the tyrS gene encoding tyrosine--tRNA ligase; this translates as MAKNFIEELTWRGMVHDTMPGVEEHLMESMRSAYVGFDPTADSLHIGNLVPIMLLAHYQRCGHKPVALVGGATGMIGDPSGKSSERNLLDEKTLRHNQESIKNQLAHFLDFESDAANAAVLVNNYDWMKEFSFLDFIRDVGKHITVNYMMSKDSVKNRISSEASEGMSFTEFTYQLVQGYDFLHLYKTNNCTIQMGGSDQWGNITTGTELIRRIGNGKGFAITCPLITKSDGSKFGKSEGGNVWLDAKRTSPYKFYQYWLNSSDEDAVKYIKIFTFLTEDAVNALVKEHQEAPHLRILQKCLAKEITCMVHSVEDFKNAEKASNILFSKSFKEDIKTLDEATFLDVFEGVPQADIAKSDIDEGLDMIGALAAKTNFLASNSEARRALKENSVSVNKEKVNEDYKITTADLINDTYVILNKGKRNTYILKVI
- a CDS encoding acyl transferase → MVLANNIFNITSQSQFEEIALSIFKYQFENNKVYRSFCDLLYKHPSEIKTVKEIPFLPIQFFKSHQVLSSHKKIQETFSSSGTTGQITSKHFVTDIALYEQSFRKGFQHFYSNIEDYVVLALLPSYLERDGSSLIYMVNDMITYTKQPESGFYLNDLEALKNTLNDLESRNKKTLLIGVSFALLDFVEKYQLKLNNTIIMETGGMKGKRKELIRIELHDVLKQGFGVDNIHSEYGMTELLSQAYSKGNSLFKPPPWMIVLTRDTEDALAIQEHGKTGVINIIDLANINSCSFIATQDLGKVYKDGSFEVLGRFDNSDIRGCNLMVL
- a CDS encoding T9SS type A sorting domain-containing protein: MKKLYFLFSALIITSLSFGQKINEFEPNPAGTDPSNSTFELKGTPNTTFDLWILSIENDAGYNGIVDRASNVTGSFDANGLAVVTMPDLENPSFTVVLTDAFTGSTGDDLDPSNDGTFDTSSLGSILDAVGVSDSGGDDPTLYGNILGGTDILYNGEFEPLLAFRDGTTEDWYNTVTINFGQPDEEVVVFDASGNFVDKNQFDTDPTGGPSYGTPNASRSVASTKENQIEGFELYPNPSSEAFVNISSNNRTPMKVSVFDILGKQVIQRTITNNRLNVSNLNTGVYILRAEQDNAFTTRKLIIN
- a CDS encoding T9SS type A sorting domain-containing protein → MKKNYIFKFLFLTMLFASVSSYAQSNDGIATKNTTENIEGLTIFPNPVNNGKVYISTKYNLAKNIEIFDVLGKKVISQVLYGKELKIQDLNPGVYILKIKEGKLSATRKLVVR